From Pseudorasbora parva isolate DD20220531a chromosome 25, ASM2467924v1, whole genome shotgun sequence, one genomic window encodes:
- the LOC137065037 gene encoding uncharacterized protein codes for MPSPPLLLSSSRPPLLLSSITPLLLSFSTTPLLYYSSPPLLLSSSRSPLLLSSITPLLHYSSPPLVLHYSSPLLLLSSITPLLYYSSPPLLLSSSRSPLLLSSITPLLHYSSPPLVLHYSSPLLLLSYSSSTTPLLHYSSPPLLLSFSCSPLLLSSITPLLLVLHYSSPPLLLSSSSPPLLLYYSSPPRPPLLLSSVTPLLLSSSTTPLLCYSSPPRPPLLLSSNTPLLLSSSITPLLHYSSPHLVLHYSSPPPLVLYSSTSPLPLYHYSSPSLLLSSSSTTPLLHYSSPPLLLSFSCSPLLLSSITPLLLVLHYSSPPLLLSSSSPPLLLYYSSPPRPPLLLSSVTPLLLSSSTTPLLCYSSPPRPPLLLSSNTPLLLSSSITPLLHYSSPHLVLHYSSPPPLVLYSSTSPLPLYHYSSPSLLLSSSSITPLLFHYSSPPLPLLLSSSSTTPLLLLLH; via the coding sequence ATGCCTTCTCCTCCAttactcctctcctcctctcgtCCTCCACTACTCCTCTCCTCCAttactcctctcctcctctcgtTCTCCACTACTCCTCTCCTCTATTACTCCTCTCCTCCAttactcctctcctcctctcgtTCTCCACTACTCCTCTCCTCTATTACTCCTCTCCTCCAttactcctctcctcctctcgtTCTCCACTACTCCTCTCCTCTATTACTCCTCTCCTCTATTACTCCTCTCCTCTATTACTCCTCTCCTCCAttactcctctcctcctctcgtTCTCCACTACTCCTCTCCTCTATTACTCCTCTCCTCCAttactcctctcctcctctcgtTCTCCACTACTCCTCTCCTCTATTACTCCTCTCCTACTCGTCCTCCACTACTCCTCTCCTCCATTACTCCTCACCTCCATTACTTCTCTCCTTCTCTTGTTCTCCACTACTCCTCTCCTCTATTACTCCTCTCCTCCTCGTCCTCCACTACTCCTCTCCTCCAttactcctctcctcctctaGTCCTCCACTACTCCTCTATTACTCTTCTCCTCCTCGTCCTCCACTACTCCTCTCCTCTGttactcctctcctcctctcgtCCTCCACTACTCCTCTCCTCTGTTACTCCTCTCCTCCTCGTCCTCCACTACTCCTCTCATCTAAtactcctctcctcctctcgtCCTCCATTACTCCACTCCTCCATTACTCCTCTCCTCATCTCGTCCTCCACTACTCCTCTCCTCCTCCACTAGTCCTCTACTCCTCCACTAGTCCACTCCCCCTCTACCACTACTCCTCTCCTTCACTACtactctcctcctcctccactaCTCCTCTCCTCCATTACTCCTCACCTCCATTACTTCTCTCCTTCTCTTGTTCTCCACTACTCCTCTCCTCTATTACTCCTCTCCTCCTCGTCCTCCACTACTCCTCTCCTCCAttactcctctcctcctctaGTCCTCCACTACTCCTCTATTACTCTTCTCCTCCTCGTCCTCCACTACTCCTCTCCTCTGttactcctctcctcctctcgtCCTCCACTACTCCTCTCCTCTGTTACTCCTCTCCTCCTCGTCCTCCACTACTCCTCTCATCTAAtactcctctcctcctctcgtCCTCCATTACTCCACTCCTCCATTACTCCTCTCCTCATCTCGTCCTCCACTACTCCTCTCCTCCTCCACTAGTCCTCTACTCCTCCACTAGTCCACTCCCCCTCTACCACTACTCCTCTCCTTCACTACtactctcctcctcctccattaCTCCTCTCCTCTTCCAttactcctctcctcctcttccactactcctctcctcctcctccactactcctctcctcctcctcctccactag